The proteins below come from a single Pandoraea apista genomic window:
- a CDS encoding TetR/AcrR family transcriptional regulator, producing the protein MEAKPPRRTRERILEVSLRLFNEIGEPNVTTTTIAEEMKISPGNLYYHFRNKDDIINSIFAQFEEEIERRLRLPDDHKPKLDEVGTYLEYMSEFLWRFRFLYRDLNDLLARNRTLETHFKQIVGHKRRFAREMCELLVAEGEMEITQEQIDVVTTNMVVLSTYWLSYQFVMNPRKYNDPEAIGAGLHQASYHILSQMAPYLKGNARQLYDQMAQKSAASKGAQ; encoded by the coding sequence ATGGAAGCAAAGCCGCCACGCCGAACCCGCGAACGAATTCTTGAAGTGTCGCTACGACTCTTCAACGAAATCGGCGAACCGAACGTAACGACCACTACGATTGCCGAGGAGATGAAAATCAGCCCCGGCAATCTGTACTATCACTTCCGCAATAAAGACGACATCATCAACAGCATCTTCGCGCAGTTCGAGGAAGAGATCGAACGCCGTCTGCGGCTGCCAGATGACCACAAGCCGAAACTCGACGAAGTCGGAACGTATCTGGAATACATGTCCGAATTTCTGTGGCGCTTCCGTTTTCTTTATCGCGACCTGAACGATCTGCTGGCGCGTAACCGCACGCTCGAGACGCACTTCAAGCAGATCGTGGGCCATAAACGGCGTTTTGCACGCGAGATGTGCGAGTTGCTCGTGGCGGAAGGGGAAATGGAGATCACGCAGGAACAGATCGACGTGGTGACCACCAACATGGTGGTGCTTTCCACGTACTGGTTGTCCTATCAGTTCGTGATGAACCCGCGCAAATATAACGATCCCGAAGCGATCGGCGCAGGGCTCCATCAGGCGAGCTATCACATCCTCTCGCAAATGGCGCCCTATCTGAAGGGCAACGCGCGCCAGCTCTACGACCAAATGGCGCAGAAGTCAGCAGCATCCAAGGGAGCGCAGTAA
- a CDS encoding DUF2062 domain-containing protein: MRLLRSRWLRPHAGLLLRRSLWQPTPRGVAIGLACGVFFGILIPFGQMLVAILAAALLRGNLFVAAVGTLVTNPLTAPFVYLGAHRLGRWMFDWSPQADIEATVAAAARAGESFWSQLRNFDFGTATLHLVVGLTACAVVGSVLAYVIGYLTIQWRQRRRA; encoded by the coding sequence ATGAGGCTACTGCGTTCACGCTGGCTGCGCCCGCATGCCGGCCTGCTGCTGCGTCGTAGTCTGTGGCAGCCCACGCCACGCGGCGTGGCCATTGGGCTGGCGTGCGGCGTTTTCTTCGGAATTCTGATTCCGTTCGGTCAAATGCTCGTGGCCATACTTGCGGCGGCGTTGCTGCGCGGAAACCTCTTCGTAGCCGCCGTGGGCACGCTGGTGACCAACCCGCTGACGGCGCCCTTCGTCTATCTGGGGGCGCACCGTCTGGGCCGCTGGATGTTCGATTGGTCGCCACAGGCCGACATCGAGGCGACGGTGGCCGCCGCCGCAAGGGCCGGTGAGAGCTTCTGGTCGCAACTGAGGAATTTCGATTTCGGCACCGCGACACTGCATCTCGTCGTGGGCCTCACCGCTTGCGCCGTCGTCGGCAGCGTACTCGCTTACGTGATCGGATACCTTACGATCCAATGGCGTCAGCGTCGCCGGGCGTAA
- a CDS encoding DUF924 family protein, giving the protein MATSAAETSPQTQPWRDVLDFWFGTPDSPEYGMSRVEWFRKSAAFDEEIRTRFGALHAQALAGALEDWTQTPLGACALIVVLDQFSRNLFRHQAKAFAGDARALAVARRLVEAGDDQRLPTAQHRVFVYLPFEHDESLESQHLSLALYEQLAKTSGMIDNLDYARKHAVIIERFGRYPHRNAALGRVSTPEEIAFLKEPGSSF; this is encoded by the coding sequence ATGGCAACTTCGGCAGCAGAAACCTCCCCGCAAACGCAGCCCTGGCGAGATGTGCTCGACTTCTGGTTCGGCACCCCGGATTCTCCGGAGTACGGCATGTCGCGTGTCGAGTGGTTTCGTAAGTCGGCGGCATTCGATGAAGAGATCCGTACCCGCTTTGGTGCGCTGCATGCGCAGGCGCTCGCGGGAGCGCTGGAAGACTGGACGCAGACACCGCTCGGCGCCTGCGCGCTGATCGTGGTGCTCGATCAGTTCTCCCGCAATCTGTTCCGGCATCAGGCGAAAGCGTTTGCGGGCGATGCGCGCGCGCTGGCCGTGGCGCGTCGACTGGTGGAGGCGGGGGACGATCAGCGACTGCCTACCGCGCAGCATCGTGTGTTCGTCTATCTGCCGTTCGAACACGACGAGTCGCTGGAAAGTCAGCATCTCTCGCTGGCGTTGTACGAGCAATTGGCGAAGACGTCGGGCATGATCGATAACCTCGATTACGCGCGCAAACACGCGGTCATCATCGAGCGTTTCGGACGCTATCCGCATCGCAATGCTGCGTTGGGACGTGTCTCGACGCCCGAGGAAATCGCCTTTCTGAAGGAACCGGGGTCGTCGTTTTGA
- a CDS encoding TIGR00730 family Rossman fold protein has product MSSDVKSICIYCGAATGVRPAYAEAARELGRRMAEAGIRLVYGGGKVGLMGIIADAVLAHGGQVVGIIPKALMEKEVGHTGLTELHVVENMHQRKQMMADLSDAFIAMPGGIGTCEELFEVFTWLQIGYHAKPIGLLNVEKYYDPLMVFLQSMVTEQFLKGAQLDQLQVAASPEALLETIRHFKPSQVDRWAHQRTQI; this is encoded by the coding sequence ATGTCGTCGGACGTCAAATCCATTTGTATCTATTGCGGCGCTGCCACGGGCGTGCGCCCGGCGTATGCGGAGGCAGCGCGTGAGCTGGGCCGTCGCATGGCAGAAGCAGGCATTCGCCTTGTGTATGGCGGCGGCAAGGTCGGGCTGATGGGCATCATCGCCGACGCCGTGCTGGCACATGGCGGTCAGGTCGTCGGCATCATTCCGAAAGCGCTGATGGAAAAGGAAGTCGGCCACACCGGGCTGACGGAGTTGCATGTCGTCGAGAACATGCACCAGCGCAAGCAGATGATGGCCGATCTGTCGGACGCCTTCATCGCCATGCCCGGCGGCATCGGCACCTGCGAAGAGCTGTTCGAAGTCTTCACATGGCTCCAAATCGGCTATCACGCAAAGCCGATCGGTCTGCTCAACGTCGAGAAATACTACGACCCGCTGATGGTGTTTCTCCAGTCGATGGTGACGGAGCAGTTCCTCAAAGGGGCGCAGCTCGATCAATTGCAAGTGGCCGCGTCGCCCGAAGCGCTGCTCGAGACGATACGGCACTTCAAGCCCTCGCAAGTTGATCGCTGGGCGCACCAGCGCACGCAGATCTAA
- a CDS encoding glycosyltransferase family 4 protein: protein MKIMIVTDAWDPQINGVVRTLKNTRAQLEAAGHRVELLTPQEFRTIPCPTYPEIRLAFFAGGRVSRRIEEFGPDALHIATEGPLGMAARKWAIRNDFPFTTAYHTRFPEYVQARFGFPLNTTYRFLRWFHKPSRAVMAPTPVVKRDLEANGFQNVVLWTRGVDLDIFRVQEAHVLNSAHPIFLYVGRVAVEKNIEAFLKLDLPGSKWVAGEGPQLAELRSRYPDVNYLGMLSQPELAKVYASADVFVFPSRTDTFGLVLLEAMACGLPVAAYPVTGPIDVLDGCPEGDAGALREDLREACLDALKVSRASARAWAERFSWQAASEEFVSHLHPRKPEPSLAHAI from the coding sequence ATGAAAATCATGATCGTCACCGACGCCTGGGATCCGCAGATCAATGGCGTGGTCCGCACGCTGAAGAACACACGCGCTCAGTTGGAAGCCGCCGGCCACCGTGTCGAGCTGCTCACGCCTCAGGAATTCCGCACGATCCCGTGCCCGACCTACCCGGAAATTCGCCTCGCGTTTTTTGCCGGCGGCCGTGTGTCGCGCCGCATCGAGGAATTCGGCCCGGATGCCCTGCACATCGCCACAGAAGGCCCGCTCGGCATGGCCGCGCGCAAATGGGCAATACGCAACGACTTCCCGTTCACCACTGCCTACCACACGCGCTTCCCCGAATATGTGCAGGCGCGCTTCGGCTTTCCGCTGAACACGACTTACCGTTTCCTGCGCTGGTTCCACAAGCCGTCGCGCGCGGTGATGGCACCGACCCCGGTGGTCAAGCGCGATCTCGAAGCGAACGGCTTCCAGAACGTGGTGCTGTGGACACGCGGCGTCGACCTCGACATCTTCCGTGTGCAGGAGGCACATGTGCTAAATTCAGCACATCCGATTTTCCTCTACGTAGGGCGCGTTGCCGTGGAGAAGAACATCGAAGCCTTCCTGAAGCTGGATCTGCCGGGCTCGAAGTGGGTCGCGGGCGAAGGGCCACAACTGGCCGAACTGCGCTCGCGCTACCCCGATGTGAATTATCTTGGCATGCTCTCCCAGCCCGAGCTGGCGAAGGTGTATGCGTCGGCCGACGTGTTCGTCTTCCCGAGCCGCACCGATACGTTCGGTCTGGTGCTGCTTGAGGCAATGGCCTGCGGCCTGCCGGTAGCGGCCTACCCGGTGACCGGCCCGATCGATGTGCTCGACGGCTGCCCCGAAGGCGACGCTGGCGCGCTGCGAGAGGATCTGCGCGAGGCCTGTCTCGATGCGCTCAAGGTTTCGCGAGCCAGTGCACGGGCCTGGGCCGAGCGGTTCTCGTGGCAGGCTGCCTCTGAAGAGTTCGTCTCTCATCTGCATCCGCGCAAGCCCGAGCCGTCGCTCGCCCACGCGATCTGA
- a CDS encoding RDD family protein, with protein MVYESLLLFGVLFLAGYLFSALTQQRSGLMYRHAMQTWLFLVLGAYFVWFWTHGGQTLAMKTWKIRLVDAQGQPVRAGRAILRYVLAWLWVLPAMALDWALGFTGWSSVVLLAGWVVLWALAMRVMPDHQFVHDRLAGTRLVSVLGK; from the coding sequence ATGGTCTACGAATCACTGCTGCTCTTCGGCGTGCTGTTTCTTGCCGGGTACCTTTTCAGCGCTCTGACCCAGCAGCGCAGCGGCCTGATGTACCGCCACGCGATGCAAACCTGGCTGTTTCTCGTTCTCGGCGCGTACTTCGTCTGGTTCTGGACCCATGGCGGCCAGACGTTGGCGATGAAGACGTGGAAAATCCGGCTGGTCGACGCGCAGGGCCAACCGGTGCGTGCCGGTCGCGCCATCCTGCGCTACGTGCTCGCCTGGTTGTGGGTGCTGCCGGCCATGGCGCTCGACTGGGCGCTCGGCTTCACGGGCTGGAGCAGTGTCGTATTGCTCGCGGGCTGGGTCGTACTCTGGGCCCTGGCCATGCGGGTCATGCCGGATCACCAGTTCGTTCACGACCGGCTCGCCGGCACGCGCCTCGTCAGCGTGCTCGGCAAATGA
- a CDS encoding diacylglycerol kinase has protein sequence MFIDHPPPRDKQPNPYKGNRGVMRAWRALKYSLSGFKFAVFEESAFRQELALAAILLPAAIFLPVNAVERVLLIGSVLLVLIIELVNSSIEAAIDRISLERHELSKRAKDFGSAAVLVALGLCLLTWASLAGPVIVDLIRTALF, from the coding sequence TTGTTCATCGATCACCCGCCGCCACGCGACAAACAACCGAATCCGTACAAGGGCAACCGGGGTGTCATGCGCGCCTGGCGCGCCCTCAAGTACTCCCTGTCCGGATTCAAGTTTGCCGTGTTCGAAGAGAGCGCTTTCCGGCAGGAACTGGCGCTCGCCGCCATCCTGCTGCCGGCAGCGATCTTCCTGCCCGTCAACGCTGTCGAGCGCGTACTGCTCATTGGCTCGGTCCTGCTCGTGCTCATCATCGAGTTGGTCAACTCAAGCATCGAAGCCGCCATCGACCGCATTTCGCTCGAACGGCACGAACTCTCCAAGCGTGCGAAGGATTTCGGCAGTGCGGCGGTCCTCGTCGCGCTCGGCCTCTGTCTGCTCACCTGGGCTTCGCTCGCCGGGCCCGTCATCGTCGATCTGATACGTACGGCGCTTTTCTGA
- a CDS encoding esterase/lipase family protein encodes MSTAPPASLRVVRPSRPHLIYGGIEVALSIVVAIATWAAWHSPWTTVLWTLLWLPVSHAIGLAAGFIMAAHGDPTSERRTPAGTNVAVWAYECAASILLLDLYQPWRSAAPLAAPNGPARPVAVLLLHGYGCNRAFWLRFSRHLADAGYHADAINLGPIFGDIDDYAANIANATQALAERTRLPVVIVGHSMGGLAARACLQRYPTLPVAHTITLGSPHFGTLHARHGIGQNVRQMSVGSEWLMALANRETDAERARITSIYTFHDNVVYPVRTSILPGARNIALDRLGHVSLATHPRARALVLETLERVAQGLRHNV; translated from the coding sequence ATGAGCACGGCACCACCGGCCAGCCTCCGCGTGGTGCGCCCTTCGCGCCCGCATCTGATCTACGGGGGCATCGAAGTCGCGTTGTCCATCGTTGTCGCCATAGCGACCTGGGCCGCCTGGCACAGCCCCTGGACGACCGTTCTGTGGACATTGCTATGGCTGCCCGTCTCCCACGCCATCGGTCTGGCAGCCGGCTTCATCATGGCCGCGCACGGCGACCCAACCTCGGAACGGCGCACGCCGGCCGGCACGAATGTGGCGGTGTGGGCATACGAATGCGCAGCGTCAATCCTGTTGCTCGACCTCTATCAGCCCTGGCGCAGCGCCGCCCCGCTGGCTGCCCCCAATGGCCCGGCGCGCCCCGTCGCCGTACTGCTGCTGCATGGTTATGGCTGCAATCGCGCGTTCTGGCTGCGTTTTTCGCGTCATCTGGCAGACGCCGGCTATCACGCCGACGCCATTAACCTCGGCCCGATATTCGGCGACATCGACGACTATGCAGCCAACATAGCGAACGCCACACAAGCGCTTGCCGAGCGTACGCGGCTGCCTGTTGTCATCGTGGGTCACAGCATGGGCGGCCTTGCGGCGCGCGCCTGCCTGCAACGCTATCCGACCTTGCCCGTCGCTCACACCATCACGCTCGGCTCTCCGCATTTCGGCACCTTGCACGCACGCCACGGCATTGGCCAGAACGTTCGCCAGATGAGCGTTGGCAGCGAATGGCTCATGGCGCTTGCGAATCGTGAGACCGACGCGGAGCGCGCCCGCATCACGTCGATCTACACGTTCCACGACAACGTTGTCTATCCCGTTCGGACCTCGATACTGCCCGGTGCCCGCAACATTGCGCTGGACCGGCTCGGACACGTATCGCTGGCGACGCATCCGCGCGCCCGGGCACTCGTGCTCGAAACGCTCGAGCGTGTAGCGCAAGGCCTGCGGCATAACGTCTGA
- a CDS encoding UDP-2,3-diacylglucosamine diphosphatase yields MSTPAARAGHFADTPPGRPAAPPASPPASPPSTIDLPPDTPDPLDPPPEGITRYRTIWLSDIHLGTQGCQAEYLLDFLRHHESDYLYLVGDIIDGWHLRKGWHWPQAHNDVVQKMLRRARKGTQVIYVPGNHDEAARQFCGLAFGDIAVRDEAFHTTLTGKRLWITHGDLFDGVIQHAKWLAYLGDSLYTLTLLLNRWFNRVRTRFGFPYWSLSQYLKHQVKNAVNFISAFENVMADEARRRGCDGVVCGHIHKPEIREIDGLLYCNDGDWVESLSALVETTEGELRIVHWTQKRSVRASARATPVSA; encoded by the coding sequence ATCTCCACACCTGCGGCTCGCGCCGGCCACTTCGCAGATACCCCGCCGGGCCGCCCCGCCGCCCCGCCCGCCAGCCCCCCCGCCTCACCGCCCTCCACGATCGATCTGCCGCCCGACACGCCCGATCCGCTCGATCCGCCCCCCGAAGGCATCACCCGCTACCGCACGATCTGGCTCTCCGACATTCACCTCGGCACGCAAGGCTGTCAGGCGGAATATTTGCTCGACTTCCTGCGTCACCACGAGTCGGACTATCTGTATCTGGTCGGCGACATCATTGACGGCTGGCATCTGCGCAAAGGCTGGCACTGGCCGCAGGCGCACAACGATGTCGTACAGAAGATGCTGCGCCGCGCACGCAAGGGCACGCAGGTGATTTACGTCCCCGGCAATCACGACGAGGCGGCACGTCAGTTCTGCGGGCTGGCGTTCGGTGACATCGCAGTGCGCGACGAGGCGTTTCACACCACGCTCACCGGCAAGCGCCTGTGGATTACGCACGGCGATCTGTTCGACGGCGTGATTCAGCACGCCAAATGGCTCGCCTACCTGGGTGACTCGCTCTACACGCTCACGCTGCTGCTCAACCGTTGGTTCAACCGTGTGCGCACGCGCTTCGGCTTCCCGTACTGGTCCTTGTCCCAATACCTGAAGCATCAGGTGAAAAACGCCGTGAACTTCATTTCCGCCTTTGAAAACGTGATGGCGGACGAAGCGCGTCGGCGTGGTTGCGACGGCGTTGTGTGCGGTCACATCCACAAGCCCGAGATTCGCGAGATCGACGGGCTGCTGTATTGCAACGACGGTGACTGGGTCGAGAGTCTCTCGGCGCTTGTCGAGACCACCGAAGGCGAGTTGCGCATCGTCCACTGGACGCAGAAGCGCAGCGTACGAGCCAGTGCACGGGCAACGCCGGTCAGTGCCTGA